In the Bartonella apihabitans genome, TCAGGCTCGTATAATCGGTCCCCTTTACGCTCGGCCATAACAGCCAGCATAGCAAGTTCACCAGGGCTATCAAGCTCTTCTCCGAGTTCTCGATAAAGGACGCCTGCACGATCGGAATATCCTATCGCTTCAAGTCTCTTTATAGCCATAACCGGTTCGCGTGATTTAAAACGCTGGCGATCGCTTGCTGTCGGCTTCGGATAAGGAATTTCCAACCTCTGTTCTCCAAGTCGGGCAGCCGAAAGTTGGCCATAAAAAGTAGTGCCATAATGGGCGGCGCGGCGGAAATATTGGATGGCGTTGCTACGATTTCCTTGTGCTTCGGCAGTTCTTCCCATCCAATAATACCCACGCGAGGCAGAAACCGGTCGTGAGGAGATTTGCACGATACGGGAAAAGTGTTGCATTGCCGTTTTATTATCACCTAAAAATCGCAGAGCATACCAGCCGGCATGAAATTCTGCGTCGGCTGCCAGTGTCGGACTTTCGGCTGAATGGGAGGCTGCCAATTGATAGGCAATTTTCGGTTTGTTTTCATCAAGCATTTCGCGTGACAAAACACGCCTTTCAATCCACCATGCATCCGGATCGACAAGCGTAAGAGCGTCTTTTGGCGCTTTTAACATGAGCTTTGCCGCGTCATCACATTGGCCGGAGCGGCGCAAATATTGAATTTGGGCAAAAAGATAAAGCGAATCTTTGCGGAAGCTTTTATCAACGGCTGCAAGTTTTTGGCGGGCATTCGAGTCATTATTGGCAACAGCCGCATAACCGGCATAGAGAGACTGGGCATTTGCCAATTTTGCTACCCGTTCGGCAGAAGAAATACGATTGGCATAAAGCATTGCGCGCATGCGTTGGAGATGATCTGCCGGAAGCAAAGCCGCGCCGGCTTTTTTCAACACGAGCTGTTCTTCCTGTGCACTGAGTTTTGCTTTATACCACCAAGGTGCAATAATTTGCCGTGCGCGTGCCGTTTGGCCGGTTTCAATCAGAGCACCGCCAAGGGCTGCCATGCCTTGTGCCGTTACAGGAACATAATTTCCAAAGCCGCTGATGATTGCTTGCGGGGAGTTCATTTCACTGGCAAGCGCACGTTCGGAATTGCGGCGCATTGCCGTCATGCCAGGCCAGTCGTGCAATTCTTGCGCAGCGTTGAATATTTCGGAGCTCGGCACACCGGGAACCCCGGATACACCGATTGCCCAAGTCAGAATGTGCCGATCCAGACTATTTTTCGGCATATTGTTGCGGATTGCTATGGCATTGGCTGCTTGTTTGCTGTAGAGCGCGTCGAGCCCCGATTTAAGACTTCCCGTGGCTATGCTGTTGCCAGTCCGTGGAATGCCATTTGTTACAATAGCATCGGATTTTATCATGACAGCGCTTTTCGGTGTTGCAATGGACGGGCGGGCAAGTGGCACAGGCGCTTGACTTAAAGCCGAAGTCGCATGACTGTCAAAAATCGTGGAAAGCATGGTACTCACCGCGAAGAATGAAATCATTGTTTTTTCTAGAACACCTGATGTGTGATTGTGCATCATACTTCCAAAGACCCAATTTCCATCATTTTTGTAAGAGCATAGGTGCCAACTGTGAAAGACGGGTTAACGATTTTCTTCCTTTCGCCTATCACTAAAAAGAAAACATGTTATCGAATTTTTGTCTTGTTAAACTCTTTTGCAAGAGCGAATTATTTCGCTCGACCAAGACATATCGGTAAGTTAAAATCAACTTGCGTCATTCGTATGGCGATACTATGGTCTAAAAGGCTTATTGAAGGGGCAAATGCCTTAATACCGAATATATAATCAGGGAGTTTACCATGCTCAAGGGAGCACTGACCGCACTTATTACACCTTTCGACAAAAACGGTAATGTTGCAGAAAAAACACTGTGTGATCTTGTCGAATGGCAGGTCAAACAAGGCATTAACGGTCTTGTCCCCGTTGGAACGACCGGAGAATCGCCGACACTAAGCTATCAGGAACACAAACGCGTCATCGAATTGTGTGTCCGGCAGGTCGCAAAACGTGTTCCGGTTATTGCCGGTGCCGGATCAAACAGCACAAAAGAAGCTGTTGAACTTGCAGAATTTGCAGAAAAGGCCGGTGCAGACGCGGTTCTGGTGGTTACTCCTTATTATAATAAGCCGAACCAGCGAGGAATGTATCAACACTTCTCGACAGTCGCAAAAGCCATTTCTATTCCGCTTATCATCTATAATATTCCCGGTCGCTCGGTCATCGATATGAACGCTGATACAATGGCCAAGCTCCACCATGATTGTAAAAATATTATCGGTGTCAAGGACGCAACGGGCAAGATCGAGCGTGTGAGTGAGCAGCGCGAAAAATGCGGCAAGGATTTTGTTCAGCTTTCAGGCGACGATAGCACAGCATTGGGATTTAATGCACAGGGCGGTGTTGGCTGTATTTCTGTCACTTCCAATGTTGCGCCTAAACAATGTGCCGAGCTTTTTCAGGCGTGTCGCGAAAACAATTTCGCCAAAGCACTTGAATTGAACGACCGCTTGATGCCGCTTAATCGTGCTCTCTTTTTGGAGCCGAGTCCTTCCGGTGTCAAATATGCTGCTGAAAAACTCGGTATCTGCACAAGTGTTGTGCGTTCGCCAATTGTGCCAATCGAAGATACGACAAAACGTATTATTGATGCTGCATTGGAACATGCAGGTCTTGTCAACGATTAATAGCTGACTATTTGGTAATTCATGAATAAAAAGAACACCTCCTCGGCCTATAAGGTTGTCGCTGATAACCGCAAGGCGCGTTTCAATTATGAAATTCTGGACACATTGGAAGCCGGGGTGGTTCTGCAAGGTACAGAAGTAAAATCTCTACGCTCGCATCACGGAAACATTGCCGAAAGCTATGCAAGCTTTGAAAATGGCGAGTTCTGGTTGATCAATTCCTATATTCCAGAATACACCCAAGGAAACAGATTCAATCACGATCCACGTCGATTGCGAAAACTCCTAGTTTCAAAACATGAAATGTCACGTTGGGCAAATGCCGTAGCACGAGAGGGAATGACGATTGTTCCTTTGAAACTTTATTTCAATGATCGCGGACGGGTCAAACTGGAGATCGCGTTGGCCAGAGGCAAAAAGATTCACGACAAACGCGAAACGGAAAAGAAACGCGACTGGAATCGTGAAAAAGCACGCCTTATGCGTGAACGCGGTTAACGTTCTCTATAACTCGAAAAATTGTCTGATGCGCTTCTGTAAAAAGTTTTCATTCGCGGCTTTTCGTTTTTTAGATAGAAATTGATCCTCTTTGAAAGAAGATTAGCCGACAAGAAACGGATGCCGGAAGAAAAACGGCCATTGGACAGGCAAAAAAACTTTTATGAGCGGGCACAATCGGCATTAGGCAAGGGGACACTTTAGCCTGAAACGGCCAAATGATGTGTAATATTCATATTCAAAAAGCGATTTTGTCTTATCTAATGATAAGCATTCCCTCAAAAAATTTGCCGTTCTGACGTTCAGAAGCAGGAAGATTGCGAGCCGAAAAACAGCGTTTCCGATAATAGACAGCAAAACAATTATATTCGATCATTAAATCAGACTAGTTGTGATCAAGATAATCGCGTACCGCCGAAAAAATCTCATGAAACATCATCTCGGTCAGTCGGCCGGTGTTGGTGTTATATCTTGAACAATGGTAACTTGGAAAAATGCGCAAGTGCCCGATATCTGTGACCTTGCCGTGTCCAAAGGGGTGCTGCGCAATTTTTGCACCAAGGGCGCGGACAGTTGATTGATGCGCAATTGATCCCAACGTTACAACGGCCTTTAATCTTGGCAAATTTTCAAGAAGCGGCGCAAAAAATTGCCGACATTGATTAATTTCTGCTCCTGTCGGCTTGTTTTCCGGTGGAACACACCGCACAGCATTGACAATTGTTGTATCAACGAGCTCCAGACTATCATCAACTCTTGCTTCAAAAATACCACGGGCAAAGCCATATTTTTTTAACGTCGAATAGAGAAGGTCACCGGCATAGTCGCCCGTGAAAGGTCTGCCAGTGCGATTCGCACCTCTTAGTCCCGGCGCCAAACCGACTATGAGAAGTCGGGTTGAATCGACACCATCACAAGGCAAGAAGGGCTTAACAGGTCCGTTATGCCAAAGTGGTTCCTTTTTTCGCCATTCTTCACGAAAATCGTGCAACCTCGGGCATAGGCCACAATTTTGCAGAGGTTCCCGACAAATCCCCGCTATTTCTTTATTCCCCGCAATTTCTTTAGTCAAAGTTTGAAGCATCAGTAGAGTTCATCGTCGTCAGTGTCATCGTCACTGCCAACCGGATATTCTTTTTGCGGTTTATCTGAAGGAGCACGACCGATTTCAGGTTTCAAGGTTGTAAGATCAATGAAGTGGTCAGCTTGTCTCCTGAGTTCATCTGAAATCATTGCCGGTTGCGTTGTCAGTGTCGAGACAACGCTTACCTTGCGTCCACGCCGCTGAAGGGCTTCAACAAGAGAACGAAAATCACCATCGCCGGAAAAAATAACGAAATGATCGACAGTGTCAGAAAGCTCCATGGCATCAACCGCGAGTTCAATGTCCATATTGCCTTTCACTTTGCGCCGTCCTGCCGGATCGGTAAATTCACGGGCATTTTTGGTGATAACACGATAGCCGTTATAATCGAGCCAGTCGATCAAGGGACGTATTGACGAATATTCCTGATCTTCGATCAGGGCCGTGTAATAATAGGCTCTGAGCAAATAGCCGCGTTTCTGGAAAGCTTTCAAAAGTTTCCGATAATCAATATCGAATCCGAGTGTTTTCGAGGTCGCGTAAAGGTTCGCTCCGTCGATAAAAAGGGCTATTTTTTCTCTTGGGTCAAACATAATTTTATATCCATTTTACCATAAAGGTCTAATTAACAAATTATTACCGCTAGATATGTCAGCTCTGTGGGCGCTTGCCAAGAGAGGTTTTTGGAAAAAATATCAAGTGAATGCGGTTTTTCTTGTTTTTTGATTTCAAATTGTATATGCCAAAGACAATTCCATCAATTTGCGAACTCTTAGGAAAGGGGCATCTATGGCCCGCGTTACGGTAGAAGATTGTATTGATAAGGTTGATAACCGCTTTGAACTGGTGCTTTTGGCAGCCCATCGTGCGCGCCAAATATCGCAAGGCGCACAGATCACTGTAGATCGAGACAATGACAAGAATCCTGTTGTGGCTTTGCGCGAAATTGCTGACGAGACATTGTCACCGGCAGATCTCAAGGAAGATCTCATCCACTCGTTGCAAAAACATGTCGAAGTGGACGAGCCAGAGCCAGAACCGGCATTGATTGGTCATAGCGAAGAAGCCAATGATGTATTCGGTTCGAATGGCGAAAAGTCGGACGACAAGGTTTCATTCGATCATATGTCGGAAGATGAACTTCTTGCCGGTATTGAAGGTTTGGTCGCTCCGGAAAAAAATGACGATTATTGATCATTTTTCCATATTTTAACTGTGAATATGCGCTTCCGGTTTGGTAGCGCATATTTTTTGTGCTTTTTGCTTGTTGTATTATTATTTTTAGTTACATGATATGCATATCGCTTAAGAAGGGGAGTATGCCGGAATGATGCGTCAGTACGAGCTTGTCGAGCGTGTCCAGCGTTACAAGCCTGACGTCAACGAAGCATTGCTCAATAAAGCCTATGTTTATGCCATGCAGAAGCATGGTTCGCAAAAACGTGCGTCGGGTGATCCCTATTTCTCCCATCCATTGGAAGTGGCAGCAATCCTCACAGATATGCATCTTGATGAAGCAACGATAGCAGTGGCGCTGCTCCACGACACTATTGAAGATACGAGTGCCACACGTGCGGAAATTGACCAACTCTTCGGCCCGAAATCGGCAAATTGGTTGAAGGGCTGACGAAACTTAAAAAACTTGATCTGGTTTCGAAAAAAGCCATACAGGCGGAAAATTTAAGAAAGCTTCTGATCGCTATTTCGGAAGACGTTCGGGTTCTTCTCGTCAAGCTTGCCGACCGTTTGCACAATATGCGCACTCTTGGCGTGATGCGCGAGGAAAAACGCCGCCGTATTGCAGAAGAAACCATGGATATTTACGCCCCGCTTGCGGGCCGCATGGGTATGCAGGATATGCGCGAAGAACTTGAGGATCGCGCTTTTTTTTATCTTAATCCCGAAGCTTATCGCGCAGTTACCGATCGTCTGGCCGATCTTTCGGAGCGTAACCGTGACCTGTTGTCAACAATTGAAAAAGATTTGACCAAGCTTTTTGCCGAACATGGCATAAAAGCCTATGTCAAAAGCAGGCAGAAAAAGCCTTATTCGGTTTTTAGAAAAATGGAAACCAAAGCGCTCTCGTTCGAACAATTGTCGGATATTTATGGTTTCCGTGTGATTGTTGACAGTGTTGCCGATTGTTATCGTGCTTTGGGTGTTATCCATACAACCTGGCCGATGGTTCCGGGCCGATTCAAAGACTATATTTCAATTCCCAAACAGAATGACTATCGTTCGATCCATACCACTATTGTCGGGCCATCACGCCAACGCGTTGAATTACAAATCAGAACACGGGAAATGGACGAGATCGCCGAATATGGCGTGGCGGCTCATTCGATTTATAAAGACCGCGGTTCCAATAATTCTCCGAGCAAGCTTGAAAACGAAACCAATGCCTATGCATGGTTACGCCAAACAATACAATCACTGTCCGAAGGAGATAATCCTGAAGAATTCCTCGAGCATACAAAACTGGAATTGTTTCAGGATCAGGTTTTCTGCTTTACACCGAAGGGGCGCCTTATTGCCTTACCTAAAGGGGCAACGCCCATTGATTTTGCTTATGCTGTTCATACAGATGTCGGCGATTCCTGTGTCGGCGTAAAAATCAACGGACGCATCATGCCGCTTATGACAGCGCTTAGAAATGGCGATGAAGTCGAAATTATCCGCTCGAAGGCGCAGGTGCCACCGGCTGCCTGGGAATCACTCGTTGTTACAGGTAAGGCTCGTGCAGCCATCAGACGGGCAACGCGTGTGGCTGTTCGCAAACAATATTCAGGTTTGGGAACGCGTATATTGGAGCGGACATTCGAACGTGCCGGCAAGCAGTTTTCCAAAGAGGAATTGAAAAAAGTCTTGCCTCGCTTGGCACGACTGGATGTCGACGATGTTCTTGCGGCTGTTGGACGCGGGGAATTGCCTTCTTCCGATGTTGTCAAGGCGGTCTACCCCGATTATCAGGACAACCGCGCCCAACAAAAGCCGAACGTCAATCCGCGTGAAGAAGGCTGGTTCAATATCCAGAATGCACAAGGTATGCTGTTTAAAGTACCCGAAGGCGACAAGAGCAAGCCGGTTGGTCCCTATCAGGAAGACCATGCTTTGCCAATTCGAGGTACACATGGTGATGTTCCGGTGCGTTTTGCACCGGAAGGAGCGGTGCCGGGTGACAGAATTGTCGGAATTATGCAACCAGGAGCCGGTATCGTCATTTATCCTATACAGTCACCTGCTTTAAAGGCTTTTGATGATCAGCCGGAAAGGTGGATTGATGTGCGCTGGGACATTGATGCGGCAATGACAGAACGTTTTCCTGCCCGTATCAGCGTACTGGCAATTAATTCTCCCGGGTCATTGGCCGAGGTTTCGCAGGCAATAGCGGGCAATGATGCGAATATACAGAATTTGTCAATGGTTCGTACCGCACCGGATTTTACCGAAATGATCATCGATCTTGAGGTTTGGGATTTAAAACACTTGAACAGAATTCTTACTCAACTTAAAGAGGCTGCATCGGTAAGTACGGCTGAGCGTGTCAACGGTTGAATAATCGGGGGTTGAATAATCGGGGGTTGAGTAATCCGGGATTGAGTAATCCGGGGTTGAGTAATCCGGTTCGGAGCGGTTGCTCTTGATAGGTAGAAAATTTGTCGGAATTTTATCGACTTGATAATACGAGGCGAACTGTTTCGCCTGAATGACTGAGGTTAATCTATGAATACGCAAGATGTGCTGGATATTTTTAAAAAAGCGGGTGCAATATTGGAAGGTCATTTCATTTTGACCTCCGGTAGGCATAGCGGAATCTATATGCAGAAGGCAAAAGTCTTTATGCATGCCGATATGACCGAAAAATTGTGTCGCGCTCTTGCTGATAAAATACGCGAAAATGTCAAAGGAAAAATAGATTACGTTGTGGGACCGGCCATTGGCGGGCTTATCCCTTCTTATGAAACATCCCGTCATTTAGGCGTACCGTCTATCTGGGTCGAGCGTGAAAACGGAAAATTCAGACTGCGCAGGTTCGACATTCCAAAAGGTTCGCGTGTGGTCATTGTCGAAGATATTGTAACAACAGGCCTTTCTATAAGAGAAACTATCGAGGCTATGCGTGAAGCTGGCGCGGAAGTGGTCGCTGCGGCCTGTATCGTTGACCGGTCAGCTGGAAAAGTAGACGTAGGTGTACCGCTTATTCCGCTTGCCGAATATGCTGTTCCTTCTTATCCTGCCGATCAAATTCCGGCCGAGTTGGCTAAAATTCCGGCGATAAAACCCGGTAGCAGAAATATATAATTGTTTTCTTTAAATTTCGCCTTATCTCATTTATCATAGGTTGAGTAAAAGCGGGACGGTCAACAATTATCATTGATGGACGAAGATTTGATTTCAAGCACTGACGCACATTGTCCGAATTGTTCGGGCGAAATCAAAAATGAAGAGCGTTGCCAATTATGTATGGTGCATGATTTGGCAATGTGCGCCCCGTTGCACGACGATGACTTGAACGAACTTGACAGTTTGAAAAATCGGGAAAGCTTTTCGTCCGGCGCTGTCATTTTTCAGGAAGGGAGTGCACGCGAGAAGATTTACACGATCGTCTCGGGTGCTGTGCGGCTTGTCAAAACATTGAATGATGGTCGTCGCTGCATTACCGGATTTGCTTTTGCCGGTGACTTTTTGGGCTTTGTCGAAGCAGGGTCACATATTTTAACAGCAGAAGCCATTACGCCGGTTGTTGTTTGTTCTTTTGATCGAACAATGATTGAAGACTATTTGCGCCAACACTCCGAAGTGCGTGATCGTGTTCTCGATATGGCAAAGAATGCTTTGCAGCGTTCTTACGAAAACCAGCTTATTTTGAGCCGTTTGTCACCGGTCGAAAAAGTCGCGCGGTTTCTTTTTGATATGATAAGGCGGATGGAAAACAATCGCTTACGCGCTTCACCTCTTACTTTATTGATGAATAGAACAGACATTGCCGATCATCTCGGTTTGACAATCGAAACCGTCAGTCGCTGTTTTTCCAAACTTAAAGTGCAAGGGGTAATAAAACTCGTCTTGGTCAATCAGGTCGAGATCGTTGACCCGACATTATTGAAGCAGATCGCCGCGATTACCGGCGAGGTTGAATAGTGTCTGATCTATAACTATGTGTTAGAGAATGTAAAACGAAGAAATCTGCAAATCCAACATGGAAGGATAAAAGATGAAAACGGAAACACTGTTGCATTACGCGACATTGGCGGTCCCCCGTTACACGTCCTATCCTACAGCAGCAGATTTTGTTACTGTTACCGATCAGCAAAGGGCATCCTGGCTTGGCAAGATAAAGGCTGACGAGGCTGTATCAATCTATATCCATGTGCCATATTGCAGGCAACTTTGCTACTATTGTGGTTGTCATGCAAAAGCCACGAGGAAAGATGATGCGATCGTCGGCTATGCTGAAAGTCTCGTGAAAGACATTAAGCTGCAAGCGCAACATTTACATGGCAAACCCCGCATTGTGCATTTGCACTGGGGCGGCGGAACACCGTCCATTCTGCCACGTCAGTCGTTTCTTGCGATTATGGAAACCTTGCATGAATTCTTCACTTTCGATGAAAAAGCCGAACACGCTATAGAACTTGATCCGCGCACTGTTACCCGTGAACTGGTCAAGACGTTACTGGAAATAGGTGTCAATCGTGCGAGCCTTGGTGTTCAGGATGTCAATCCACAAGTGCAAAAAGCAATCGGCCGCATCCAGCCCGCATCAGTGGTTAAACGTTCGGTCGATAATCTTCGCGAGGCAGGTATCGAGCATATCAATTTTGATTTGATCTATGGGCTTCCACTTCAGACAATCGAGACGCTGAATGATACATGCCGGACAATTGGAGACTATCGTCCTGATCGTATCGCTTGTTATGGTTATGCTCATTTGCCGAAAAGACGTGCCAATCAACGCCTGATAGATGCGGCATTGCTTCCCGGCCCGCTTGAACGTTTTCATCAGGCGGAAGCGGTTGAAAAAAATCTTGTCAATATGGGTTATATTCCGATCGGTATTGATCATTTTGCACTTCCCGAAGACCATTTGGCGGTTGCGGCAAAACACCATAATCTACATCGTAATTTTCAAGGTTATACCGATGATGACTGTCCGGTTCTCATCGGGTTCGGTTGTTCTTCAATATCGGAATTTCATGACGGATTTGCCCAGACAGTGGCCGGAATTGCGCAATATCGCCGTACAATTGATGCAAATGAAATGGCAACGGTTCGCGGCATTGCGACAAATGACGATGACCGGCTCCGTGCGGCCATGATTGCCGAACTCATGTGCAATTTTAAGCTGGATCTTTCGAAATTTGGCGGGAGAGCAAAATTTCAGGATGCTCTGATCCACCTTAAACCGATTATTGCCGACGGGATTGCCGTCGAACATGATAGTGTTATCGAGATGACAGAAGAAGGTCGGCCTTTCGTTCGGGCGGTTGCGAGCCTGTTTGATGCATATCGTCAGCAAAATATTGCCCAATTCAGTGCTGCCGTTTAGATTATCCCGATAATTTTCTTACCGGTAATTTTGTTGCCAAGGATTTTGTTCCAAGACAAATTGCCGGTTGGCATATAACCCGTTGCGGTAATAGCCGGTTGCATGAATTGCGTTTGTCAGGCTCGTCCGGTGCGTATTTTCGGCAGAAAAACCGCAATAAGTCCCAAAGCCGGCATATAAGAGCAAATTTCAAACATGGTTTGTGCCCCCACAATGTCCATGACACGACCGAGTGCGGCAGCAGATAAAGCTCCAATTCCAAAGGAAAGACCGAAGAACAGCCCCGCCACGGTTCCAACTTTTCCGGGCATCAGTTCCTGTGCAAAAACCACTATTGCCGGAAATGCAGACGCCAGAATCATCCCGATAATAACGGTGAGAATTGCGGTGAAAGGTAAGCTTACATAAGGCAGAATGACGGTGAAAGGAAATACGCCCAGAATAGACACCCAGATGACTGTTCTGGCCCCGATACGATCGCCTATCGGGCCACCGAATATCGTGCCGATTGCAATTCCCCCGAGATAGAGGAACAGCAAAAGCTGGGCCTGATGGAGACTGACACCGAATTTTTCCATTGTGTAGAACATATAATAGTTCTGCATGCTGGCCATGTAGACATATTTGGCAAACATCAAGCCGACAAGAACGAATATGGCATTACGAACTTTGGCTTTGGGCAAGTGATGTTGATTGGCAGACGCTTTTTTGGTCAAACGTCTTTTGAGGTTATTGGCATACCAGTGGCTAACAAAAGTCAGAATTATGATACCGAAAAAGGCAAGAATGGAAAGCCAGCCGATGCGTTGTTGCTGGCTGATAAACGCAGCCGCTATCACCGGTCCGATTGCCGAACCGCAATTGCCGCCAACTTGAAATATCGACTGTGCAACGCCATATTTTCCGCCGGACGCCAGACGGGCAAC is a window encoding:
- the smpB gene encoding SsrA-binding protein SmpB, which translates into the protein MNKKNTSSAYKVVADNRKARFNYEILDTLEAGVVLQGTEVKSLRSHHGNIAESYASFENGEFWLINSYIPEYTQGNRFNHDPRRLRKLLVSKHEMSRWANAVAREGMTIVPLKLYFNDRGRVKLEIALARGKKIHDKRETEKKRDWNREKARLMRERG
- a CDS encoding helix-turn-helix domain-containing protein gives rise to the protein MDEDLISSTDAHCPNCSGEIKNEERCQLCMVHDLAMCAPLHDDDLNELDSLKNRESFSSGAVIFQEGSAREKIYTIVSGAVRLVKTLNDGRRCITGFAFAGDFLGFVEAGSHILTAEAITPVVVCSFDRTMIEDYLRQHSEVRDRVLDMAKNALQRSYENQLILSRLSPVEKVARFLFDMIRRMENNRLRASPLTLLMNRTDIADHLGLTIETVSRCFSKLKVQGVIKLVLVNQVEIVDPTLLKQIAAITGEVE
- the hemN gene encoding oxygen-independent coproporphyrinogen III oxidase; the protein is MKTETLLHYATLAVPRYTSYPTAADFVTVTDQQRASWLGKIKADEAVSIYIHVPYCRQLCYYCGCHAKATRKDDAIVGYAESLVKDIKLQAQHLHGKPRIVHLHWGGGTPSILPRQSFLAIMETLHEFFTFDEKAEHAIELDPRTVTRELVKTLLEIGVNRASLGVQDVNPQVQKAIGRIQPASVVKRSVDNLREAGIEHINFDLIYGLPLQTIETLNDTCRTIGDYRPDRIACYGYAHLPKRRANQRLIDAALLPGPLERFHQAEAVEKNLVNMGYIPIGIDHFALPEDHLAVAAKHHNLHRNFQGYTDDDCPVLIGFGCSSISEFHDGFAQTVAGIAQYRRTIDANEMATVRGIATNDDDRLRAAMIAELMCNFKLDLSKFGGRAKFQDALIHLKPIIADGIAVEHDSVIEMTEEGRPFVRAVASLFDAYRQQNIAQFSAAV
- a CDS encoding MFS transporter encodes the protein MQSMLPAIYPILRNNYGLTFLQIGIITAVYQMTGSVLQPLIGFYTDKKPSPYSLPFASASTMVGLLLLANAHHYYILLVGSAFVGLGSSIFHPEASRVARLASGGKYGVAQSIFQVGGNCGSAIGPVIAAAFISQQQRIGWLSILAFFGIIILTFVSHWYANNLKRRLTKKASANQHHLPKAKVRNAIFVLVGLMFAKYVYMASMQNYYMFYTMEKFGVSLHQAQLLLFLYLGGIAIGTIFGGPIGDRIGARTVIWVSILGVFPFTVILPYVSLPFTAILTVIIGMILASAFPAIVVFAQELMPGKVGTVAGLFFGLSFGIGALSAAALGRVMDIVGAQTMFEICSYMPALGLIAVFLPKIRTGRA
- the dapA gene encoding 4-hydroxy-tetrahydrodipicolinate synthase, yielding MLKGALTALITPFDKNGNVAEKTLCDLVEWQVKQGINGLVPVGTTGESPTLSYQEHKRVIELCVRQVAKRVPVIAGAGSNSTKEAVELAEFAEKAGADAVLVVTPYYNKPNQRGMYQHFSTVAKAISIPLIIYNIPGRSVIDMNADTMAKLHHDCKNIIGVKDATGKIERVSEQREKCGKDFVQLSGDDSTALGFNAQGGVGCISVTSNVAPKQCAELFQACRENNFAKALELNDRLMPLNRALFLEPSPSGVKYAAEKLGICTSVVRSPIVPIEDTTKRIIDAALEHAGLVND
- the pyrE gene encoding orotate phosphoribosyltransferase, producing MNTQDVLDIFKKAGAILEGHFILTSGRHSGIYMQKAKVFMHADMTEKLCRALADKIRENVKGKIDYVVGPAIGGLIPSYETSRHLGVPSIWVERENGKFRLRRFDIPKGSRVVIVEDIVTTGLSIRETIEAMREAGAEVVAAACIVDRSAGKVDVGVPLIPLAEYAVPSYPADQIPAELAKIPAIKPGSRNI
- the rpoZ gene encoding DNA-directed RNA polymerase subunit omega, which encodes MARVTVEDCIDKVDNRFELVLLAAHRARQISQGAQITVDRDNDKNPVVALREIADETLSPADLKEDLIHSLQKHVEVDEPEPEPALIGHSEEANDVFGSNGEKSDDKVSFDHMSEDELLAGIEGLVAPEKNDDY
- a CDS encoding uracil-DNA glycosylase, whose amino-acid sequence is MLQTLTKEIAGNKEIAGICREPLQNCGLCPRLHDFREEWRKKEPLWHNGPVKPFLPCDGVDSTRLLIVGLAPGLRGANRTGRPFTGDYAGDLLYSTLKKYGFARGIFEARVDDSLELVDTTIVNAVRCVPPENKPTGAEINQCRQFFAPLLENLPRLKAVVTLGSIAHQSTVRALGAKIAQHPFGHGKVTDIGHLRIFPSYHCSRYNTNTGRLTEMMFHEIFSAVRDYLDHN
- a CDS encoding NYN domain-containing protein, which produces MFDPREKIALFIDGANLYATSKTLGFDIDYRKLLKAFQKRGYLLRAYYYTALIEDQEYSSIRPLIDWLDYNGYRVITKNAREFTDPAGRRKVKGNMDIELAVDAMELSDTVDHFVIFSGDGDFRSLVEALQRRGRKVSVVSTLTTQPAMISDELRRQADHFIDLTTLKPEIGRAPSDKPQKEYPVGSDDDTDDDELY